Proteins encoded by one window of Carassius carassius unplaced genomic scaffold, fCarCar2.1 SCAFFOLD_79, whole genome shotgun sequence:
- the LOC132133975 gene encoding histone H4 yields MSGRGKGGKGLGKGGAKRHRKVLRDNIQGITKPAIRRLARRGGVKRISGLIYEETRGVLKVFLENVIRDAVTYTEHAKRKTVTAMDVVYALKRQGRTLYGFGG; encoded by the coding sequence ATGTCTGGAAGAGGCAAAGGCGGTAAAGGACTCGGGAAAGGAGGCGCTAAGCGTCACCGTAAAGTGCTGCGCGATAACATCCAGGGAATCACCAAACCcgccattcgtcgtctagctcgccGCGGTGGAGTCAAGCGCATCTCCGGTCTGATCTACGAGGAGACCCGCGGTGTGCTGAAGGTGTTCCTGGAGAACGTGATCCGCGACGCCGTCACCTACACCGAGCACGCCAAGAGAAAGACCGTCACCGCCATGGACGTTGTGTACGCGCTCAAACGACAGGGACGCACCTTGTACGGCTTCGGAGGATAA
- the LOC132133970 gene encoding histone H2B-like: MPEPAKSAPKKGSKKAVTKSAAKGGKKRRKSRKESYAIYVYKVLKQVHPDTGISSKAMGIMNSFVNDIFERIAGESSRLAHYNKRSTITSREIQTAVRLLLPGELAKHAVSEGTKAVTKYTSSK, translated from the coding sequence ATGCCTGAACCAGCGAAGTCCGCGCCGAAGAAAGGCTCCAAGAAGGCCGTCACCAAGAGCGCCGCGAAAGGAGGAAAGAAGCGCAGAAAGTCCAGGAAGGAGAGCTACGCCATCTACGTGTATAAAGTGCTGAAGCAGGTTCATCCTGACACCGGGATCTCTTCGAAGGCGATGGGCATCATGAACTCTTTCGTCAACGACATCTTCGAGCGCATCGCCGGTGAGTCGTCTCGTCTCGCTCACTACAACAAGCGCTCCACCATCACTTCCCGCGAGATCCAGACCGCCGTGCGTCTGCTGCTGCCCGGGGAGCTGGCTAAACACGCCGTGTCTGAGGGCACCAAGGCCGTCACCAAGTACACCAGCTCCAAGTAG